The proteins below are encoded in one region of Neoasaia chiangmaiensis:
- a CDS encoding transcriptional regulator, whose amino-acid sequence MSGLPKGFDPVIHVPSRLQLVAILAGVSEAEFATLREMAAISDSVLSKHLSALAEAGYVKVMKGAVNGRQRTWAKLTHRGRRAFNAHIAALNVLACLAGANVAGE is encoded by the coding sequence ATGAGTGGTTTGCCGAAAGGCTTCGATCCCGTCATTCACGTTCCGTCGCGCCTGCAACTCGTTGCCATACTGGCCGGCGTTTCCGAAGCGGAGTTCGCCACGTTGCGGGAGATGGCTGCCATCAGCGATTCCGTGCTGTCCAAGCATCTTTCGGCCTTGGCGGAGGCTGGATATGTCAAGGTGATGAAGGGGGCGGTGAACGGCCGTCAGCGCACCTGGGCCAAACTGACGCATCGTGGGCGGCGGGCATTCAATGCCCATATCGCCGCGCTCAATGTTCTGGCGTGTCTGGCCGGCGCCAACGTGGCCGGCGAATAA
- the glpK gene encoding glycerol kinase GlpK: MPNKDCVLAIDQGTTSTRSIVFDKSANALSVSRREFPQHYPEPGWVEHDVEDIWNDVVDTAREAIEQAGGIERIAGVGITNQRETIVVWDRATGEPIHKAIVWQDRRTASTCARLKQEGKEAMMRSKTGLLLDPYFSATKIAWILDNVEGARARAEKGELACGTIDCFLMWRLTDGKTHATDITNACRTALFNIHEQKWDDELLELFQVPRALLPEVCDNSGHLGETDPALFGQPIVIGGMAGDQHAAMVGQACFKEGMAKSTYGTGCFMLTNTGEKAVESHHRMLTTIAYRINGKTTYALEGSIFVAGAAIKWLRDGLHLITHASQTDDMATRVPDSHGVYMVPGFVGLGAPHWDPDARGLICGLTLGSTQAHIARAALESVAFQTYDLAHAMDEDGAVHADTLRIDGGMSANDWFSQFLADMLQARVERPRDLETTALGAAFLAGLATGVWENLEEVAATWSQERLFEPRMDAGQRRRMLDGWQDAVRRTLTPEQPAPVTSNVTQFRAA; the protein is encoded by the coding sequence ATGCCTAACAAAGACTGCGTCCTTGCCATCGACCAGGGCACGACATCGACCCGGTCCATCGTGTTCGACAAGAGCGCCAACGCGCTCTCCGTCTCCCGCCGTGAATTTCCCCAGCATTACCCCGAACCGGGCTGGGTCGAGCACGATGTGGAAGATATCTGGAACGATGTCGTGGACACGGCACGCGAAGCCATCGAACAGGCGGGCGGCATCGAGCGCATCGCAGGTGTCGGGATCACCAACCAGCGTGAAACCATTGTCGTATGGGACCGCGCGACCGGCGAACCGATCCACAAGGCCATTGTCTGGCAGGACCGCCGCACGGCCTCGACGTGCGCCAGGCTGAAACAGGAAGGCAAGGAAGCCATGATGCGGTCCAAGACGGGCCTGCTTCTTGACCCTTACTTCTCCGCCACGAAGATCGCGTGGATCCTCGACAATGTCGAAGGCGCGCGCGCACGGGCGGAAAAAGGCGAACTCGCCTGCGGCACGATCGACTGTTTCCTGATGTGGCGCCTGACCGACGGCAAGACGCACGCAACGGACATCACCAATGCCTGTCGTACCGCGCTGTTCAACATCCACGAACAGAAATGGGATGACGAACTGCTCGAACTGTTCCAGGTGCCCCGTGCGCTCCTGCCGGAAGTCTGCGACAATAGCGGCCATCTCGGCGAGACGGACCCGGCCCTCTTCGGCCAGCCGATCGTCATCGGCGGCATGGCGGGCGACCAGCACGCCGCCATGGTCGGTCAGGCCTGCTTCAAGGAAGGCATGGCGAAGTCGACCTACGGCACCGGCTGTTTCATGCTGACCAACACGGGCGAAAAAGCCGTCGAGTCCCATCACCGGATGCTCACGACGATCGCCTATCGTATCAACGGCAAGACGACCTATGCGCTCGAAGGCTCGATCTTCGTTGCGGGCGCCGCCATCAAGTGGCTGCGTGATGGCCTCCATCTGATTACCCATGCCTCGCAGACCGACGATATGGCCACCCGGGTGCCGGACAGCCATGGCGTTTACATGGTCCCCGGCTTCGTCGGCCTGGGCGCACCGCACTGGGATCCGGACGCACGTGGCCTGATCTGCGGCCTGACGCTTGGATCCACGCAGGCGCACATCGCGCGTGCCGCACTGGAATCGGTGGCGTTCCAGACCTACGACCTCGCCCATGCGATGGATGAGGACGGCGCGGTCCATGCCGATACGCTTCGCATCGATGGCGGCATGTCGGCCAATGACTGGTTCAGCCAGTTCCTGGCCGATATGCTTCAGGCCCGCGTGGAACGCCCCCGCGACCTGGAAACGACGGCGCTCGGCGCGGCTTTCCTGGCTGGCCTTGCAACCGGCGTGTGGGAAAACCTTGAGGAAGTGGCGGCAACCTGGAGCCAGGAACGCCTTTTCGAGCCGCGTATGGATGCCGGCCAGCGTCGTCGCATGCTGGATGGCTGGCAGGACGCCGTGCGCCGCACGCTGACCCCGGAGCAGCCCGCACCGGTCACGTCCAACGTGACGCAGTTCCGCGCCGCGTAA
- a CDS encoding MIP/aquaporin family protein: protein MSEKKRFIGELISEFFAVAIIILFGDGVAAMYSLYDPSPYKTAYWGVCIVWGLGVTVAIYATGAISGTHANPAVTMALALFRGFSWKKVLPYMGAQVLGGFAGATLVYLLYNPVIDHYNMTHHLTRAIDGGSAGVFFTHPGDFVTVSHAFVDELVLTAVLVFGIFAITCQYNTQAPQANSSALIIGLLVATIGASCGYLDAWAINPARDFGPRLFCFFAGWGSSALPAPGSYWWVPIAAPMIGGPIGGGIYHYVLRPFMPNYMASPAMQGVNPAEPVLVVANEPASVVSNRAS, encoded by the coding sequence ATGTCAGAGAAAAAACGTTTTATCGGCGAACTGATCTCCGAATTTTTCGCCGTCGCGATCATCATCCTCTTCGGTGACGGTGTCGCCGCGATGTATTCGCTCTATGACCCCAGTCCCTACAAGACGGCCTATTGGGGCGTCTGCATCGTGTGGGGCCTGGGCGTCACGGTCGCGATCTACGCAACCGGCGCCATCAGCGGCACGCATGCCAATCCGGCCGTCACCATGGCGCTGGCCCTGTTCCGGGGCTTCTCCTGGAAAAAGGTACTTCCCTACATGGGCGCGCAGGTGCTGGGTGGTTTCGCCGGTGCGACGCTGGTCTATCTGCTCTACAATCCGGTGATCGACCATTACAACATGACGCATCACCTGACGCGTGCGATCGATGGCGGCTCGGCGGGCGTGTTCTTCACCCATCCCGGCGATTTCGTGACGGTCAGCCATGCTTTCGTGGACGAACTGGTTCTGACGGCCGTGCTGGTGTTCGGCATCTTCGCGATCACCTGCCAGTATAACACCCAGGCACCGCAGGCGAATTCCAGCGCGCTCATCATCGGCCTGCTGGTCGCGACGATCGGCGCATCCTGCGGCTATCTGGACGCATGGGCCATCAACCCGGCCCGCGATTTCGGTCCGCGCCTGTTCTGCTTCTTCGCCGGCTGGGGCTCCTCGGCCCTGCCCGCACCGGGTTCCTACTGGTGGGTGCCGATCGCAGCACCGATGATCGGTGGTCCGATCGGTGGTGGCATCTATCACTATGTGTTGCGGCCCTTCATGCCGAACTACATGGCGTCCCCTGCGATGCAAGGCGTAAACCCGGCGGAGCCCGTGCTGGTCGTCGCCAACGAACCGGCCAGCGTCGTCAGCAACCGCGCCTCCTGA
- the glpD gene encoding glycerol-3-phosphate dehydrogenase, with product MSSIREMPDAAPAGSAPYDLLVVGGGINGCGIARDAAGRGARVLLVEQHDLASHTSSASTKLIHGGLRYLEYYEFRLVREALIERERLLRIAPHIIWPMRFVLPHSKLVRPAWLLRAGLFLYDHLCPRMSLPKTRALNFRKDPTGRPLKDDYTRGFAYSDGWVQDSRLVALNAMDAAAHGAEIRTRTKLVNAKRRADIWEATIENSDTGSTRTVRAKAIVNAAGPWVAELLQDKVHVASRNKVRLVKGSHIVVPKMFEGTQAYILQNPDKRIVFAIPYEGRFTLIGTTDVAWEQDAGHVEISPEEVTYLCDSVNRYFKSAITADDVVWTYAGVRPLYDDNSGSASAVTRDYVLDVDASAAPILSVFGGKITTFRKLAEHALEKLAPHLPVLNKPEWTADKPLPGGDFDGRQFKALVDRLQNHAPHLDPRTTYRLARNYGTRAFDIATKTIEEMGEDFGAGLTQREVDYLIDNEWARSAEDILWRRSKLGLFVSKEDATRIQDYIARRNVPSLSAQTKQDLEWRQNVA from the coding sequence ATGTCGTCCATTCGGGAAATGCCCGATGCAGCGCCGGCGGGGTCGGCGCCATACGATCTGCTGGTGGTGGGTGGCGGCATCAACGGCTGCGGCATCGCCCGCGATGCGGCAGGACGTGGCGCACGGGTTTTACTGGTCGAGCAGCATGATCTCGCCAGCCATACATCCTCCGCCAGCACGAAGCTCATCCATGGCGGTCTGCGCTATCTGGAATACTACGAGTTCCGTCTCGTCCGGGAAGCACTGATCGAACGCGAGCGACTGCTGCGTATCGCGCCGCACATTATCTGGCCGATGCGTTTCGTGCTGCCGCACTCCAAGCTGGTTCGGCCGGCGTGGCTGCTGCGCGCGGGCCTGTTCCTTTACGATCATCTCTGCCCGCGCATGTCCCTTCCCAAGACGCGCGCGCTCAACTTCCGGAAAGACCCCACGGGCCGTCCGCTCAAGGACGATTACACCCGGGGCTTCGCCTATTCCGATGGTTGGGTTCAGGACAGCCGCCTCGTTGCGCTGAACGCCATGGATGCAGCCGCCCATGGCGCGGAAATCCGCACGCGCACCAAACTCGTGAATGCCAAACGGCGCGCGGATATCTGGGAAGCGACGATCGAAAACAGCGACACGGGTTCAACGCGGACTGTCAGGGCCAAGGCCATCGTCAACGCCGCCGGCCCATGGGTGGCGGAACTTCTGCAGGACAAGGTGCACGTGGCCAGCCGCAACAAGGTCCGTCTTGTGAAGGGCAGCCACATTGTCGTGCCAAAAATGTTCGAGGGAACGCAGGCCTATATCCTGCAAAACCCCGACAAGCGCATCGTCTTCGCCATTCCCTACGAAGGCAGGTTCACGCTGATCGGCACGACCGATGTTGCCTGGGAACAGGACGCCGGGCATGTCGAAATATCGCCGGAGGAAGTGACGTATCTCTGCGACAGCGTAAATCGCTATTTCAAGAGCGCCATCACGGCGGACGACGTGGTGTGGACCTATGCCGGCGTGCGTCCGCTCTATGACGATAATTCCGGCAGCGCCTCCGCCGTCACGCGCGACTATGTGCTGGATGTCGATGCTTCCGCCGCGCCGATCCTGTCGGTGTTCGGTGGCAAGATCACGACATTCCGCAAACTGGCCGAGCACGCGCTGGAGAAACTGGCGCCCCATCTTCCGGTCCTGAACAAGCCGGAATGGACGGCCGACAAGCCTCTGCCGGGCGGGGATTTCGACGGCCGTCAGTTCAAGGCGCTTGTGGACCGCCTGCAAAACCATGCGCCGCATCTCGACCCAAGGACGACCTACCGCTTGGCGCGCAACTACGGCACGCGGGCATTCGATATCGCCACCAAAACCATCGAAGAAATGGGAGAGGATTTTGGCGCCGGACTGACGCAACGCGAAGTCGATTATCTGATCGACAACGAGTGGGCACGCAGTGCGGAGGATATCCTCTGGCGACGTTCCAAGCTGGGACTTTTCGTCTCGAAAGAGGATGCCACACGCATCCAGGACTACATCGCGCGCCGCAACGTTCCGTCGCTGTCGGCGCAGACCAAGCAGGATCTCGAATGGCGGCAAAACGTCGCCTGA
- a CDS encoding DeoR/GlpR family DNA-binding transcription regulator codes for MPTQNLPTTPRHRKILMLVQTRGYMSNEDLAQQLDVAVQTIRRDVNLLANQGYLARHHGGAGLPSSIENIAYDERQVLNQRAKDAIGRVAAELVPNRSTIFINIGTTTESFARALNEHRDLRVVTNNLHVASILSRRTDFRTVVAGGSIRPADGGIVGASAIESLESFRAEFGVIGISGIEEDGTLLDFDLDEIQCARAIIRHSRRVILLADHTKFGRHPMGRVGDLSDIDDFVTDQAPSPEFQARMAAANVTLHVARP; via the coding sequence ATGCCGACACAGAATCTCCCCACGACGCCACGTCATCGCAAAATCCTGATGCTCGTGCAGACGCGCGGCTACATGTCCAACGAGGACCTCGCCCAGCAACTGGACGTCGCGGTGCAGACAATCCGGCGCGACGTCAATCTGCTGGCGAACCAGGGTTATCTGGCGCGCCATCATGGCGGCGCGGGGCTGCCATCCTCGATCGAGAACATCGCTTATGACGAGCGTCAGGTACTCAACCAGCGCGCCAAGGATGCCATCGGCCGCGTGGCGGCGGAACTTGTGCCGAACCGGTCCACGATCTTCATCAATATCGGCACCACCACGGAGTCGTTCGCACGCGCGCTGAATGAGCATCGCGATCTGCGGGTCGTGACAAACAACCTGCATGTCGCCTCGATCCTGTCACGTCGGACGGATTTCAGGACTGTCGTCGCCGGCGGCAGCATCCGGCCGGCCGATGGCGGAATCGTCGGCGCGAGCGCCATTGAGTCGCTCGAATCTTTCCGCGCTGAATTCGGGGTCATCGGCATCAGCGGCATCGAGGAGGATGGCACGCTTCTCGATTTCGACCTCGATGAAATCCAGTGCGCGCGGGCCATCATCCGCCATTCCCGGCGTGTGATCCTTCTGGCCGATCATACCAAATTCGGGCGTCACCCCATGGGACGCGTGGGCGACCTCTCGGACATCGACGATTTCGTCACCGATCAGGCACCATCGCCGGAATTTCAGGCACGCATGGCTGCGGCCAACGTCACGCTTCACGTCGCCCGCCCGTAA
- a CDS encoding antibiotic biosynthesis monooxygenase family protein produces MYIAMNRFRVRPDCEEAFQQRWLEREVLLKTVPGFVSFQFLKGPTREDHVLYASHTVWASHQAFVDWTQSEPFRTAHAGAGQGKPLTVGPPVFEGFEVLQNVEP; encoded by the coding sequence ATGTATATTGCCATGAACCGCTTCAGGGTCCGTCCCGACTGCGAAGAAGCCTTCCAGCAGCGCTGGCTCGAACGTGAGGTCCTGCTGAAAACCGTTCCCGGCTTCGTCAGCTTCCAGTTCCTGAAAGGCCCGACGCGCGAGGATCATGTTCTCTACGCGTCGCATACGGTCTGGGCCTCGCATCAGGCGTTTGTCGACTGGACCCAGTCCGAGCCGTTTCGCACCGCCCATGCGGGCGCGGGCCAGGGCAAGCCCCTGACCGTCGGACCGCCGGTTTTTGAAGGGTTCGAGGTACTCCAGAACGTCGAACCATAA
- a CDS encoding class II fumarate hydratase gives MSDTRTESDGMGEIQIPADKLWGAQTQRSLRYFSIGRDLMPREMVEAMTIVKRASAEANRLSGRLGETQATAILAVCDEILDGQHADMFPLHVWMTGSGTQFNMNVNEVIANRAAQIAGEPLGGKKPVHPNDHVNMSQSSNDAFPTAMHIAAALGVERRLLPALTRLAQALADKAEEWKDIVKIGRTHMQDAVPITLGQEFHGYAGMLLENIARLHQARDGLYPLALGGTALGTGINTDAAFAARACGEIARLTGLGFTSGENKFALQGAHDALVHLSGVLRTTAGALYKIANDIRLLSCGPRAGFAELHLPENEPGSSIMPGKVNPTQAEAMAMLAVQVMSNDVAVGFGGAGGLLDMNVYKPLMIHNIMQSITLLHDGCENFRTFMLEGTTPNRARIERYVAESVMLVTALAPTIGYDTASRVAHYAMDHDCTLREAALTLKAISPEDFDRLVDARAMVQPNIAAR, from the coding sequence ATGAGCGACACGCGGACCGAAAGCGACGGAATGGGTGAAATCCAGATTCCGGCCGACAAACTCTGGGGCGCGCAGACGCAGCGCTCGCTTCGGTATTTCAGCATCGGCCGTGATCTGATGCCCCGCGAGATGGTCGAGGCGATGACCATCGTCAAACGCGCCAGCGCCGAGGCGAACCGCCTCAGCGGTCGGCTGGGCGAAACGCAGGCCACCGCGATCCTGGCGGTCTGCGACGAGATCCTGGACGGGCAACATGCCGACATGTTCCCGCTGCATGTGTGGATGACCGGCTCCGGCACGCAGTTCAACATGAATGTCAACGAGGTGATCGCCAATCGTGCGGCACAGATCGCCGGAGAGCCACTCGGCGGCAAGAAGCCGGTGCATCCCAACGATCACGTCAACATGTCGCAATCCTCCAACGATGCGTTTCCGACGGCCATGCACATCGCCGCCGCCCTGGGCGTCGAGCGGCGCCTGCTGCCGGCGCTGACGCGTCTGGCCCAGGCACTCGCCGACAAGGCCGAAGAATGGAAGGACATCGTCAAGATCGGCCGCACGCATATGCAGGATGCCGTGCCGATCACGCTCGGGCAGGAATTTCACGGTTATGCGGGCATGCTTCTGGAAAACATCGCCCGCCTGCATCAGGCCCGCGACGGGCTCTATCCGCTTGCACTCGGCGGCACGGCGCTGGGCACCGGGATCAACACGGATGCCGCTTTCGCAGCGCGCGCATGCGGTGAGATCGCACGGCTGACCGGCCTGGGCTTTACCAGCGGAGAAAACAAATTCGCGCTGCAGGGCGCACATGATGCGCTGGTGCATCTATCCGGTGTACTGCGCACGACGGCCGGGGCGCTTTACAAGATCGCCAACGATATCCGCCTGCTCTCCTGCGGCCCGCGCGCGGGCTTCGCGGAGCTTCATCTGCCGGAGAACGAGCCGGGCTCTTCCATCATGCCGGGCAAGGTGAATCCGACCCAGGCCGAAGCCATGGCCATGCTCGCCGTGCAGGTGATGAGCAACGACGTGGCGGTCGGCTTCGGCGGGGCGGGCGGTCTGCTGGACATGAATGTCTACAAACCGTTGATGATCCACAACATCATGCAAAGCATCACGCTCCTGCATGACGGTTGCGAGAACTTCCGCACCTTCATGCTGGAAGGCACCACGCCCAATCGCGCGCGGATCGAGCGATACGTCGCGGAATCGGTAATGCTGGTGACAGCCCTCGCGCCCACGATCGGCTACGATACAGCCTCCAGGGTGGCGCATTACGCGATGGACCATGATTGCACGCTGCGGGAGGCGGCCCTGACCCTGAAGGCGATCTCGCCGGAGGATTTCGACCGGCTGGTGGACGCGCGCGCCATGGTGCAACCCAACATCGCGGCCCGCTAG
- a CDS encoding NAD-dependent malic enzyme, with product MSELNVLLRGKALLSEPLLNKGLAFSEAERDAFGLRGLLPRNVETLEEQIDAALSFLDSLSTPLARHVRLREIQDSNETLFYAILERDLERCLPLIYTPTVGEACQKFSQIWQKPRGLFLTYPERDRMEELLADPSLDDVRVIVVTDGERILGLGDQGAGGMGIPIGKLSIYTAAAGIAPEQTLPIMLDTGTNNPELRANPEYIGWKHERVRGAEYDAFIEQFVSAVQKRWPDIILHWEDFAGPNAAPILERYQERLCCFNDDIQGTAAVTTGAILAANHARKGRLRDHTVVMLGSGSAGVGVARLMYRVMRDEGASEEEARGRFYMLDKDGLLTTNRTDLDDGQKLFARSDWQDPATDFETVVKRVRPSILIGVSGVAGLFSEAIVRDMAQHCERPIIFPLSNPTSHSEATPADLMTWTDGRALVSTGSPFPPLKRDGKTHRIDQTNNAYIFPGLSLGIRASGATRATEGMFMAAARGLAAISPLKDDPDGNLLPPVTEMRRVAFAVAEAVASQARKDGVCPHAAEGDLREKIESFIWKPEYRAYRKG from the coding sequence ATGAGCGAACTCAACGTGTTGCTGCGCGGCAAGGCCCTGCTGAGTGAGCCCCTTCTAAACAAGGGGCTGGCATTCTCCGAGGCGGAACGCGATGCTTTCGGATTGCGCGGTCTGCTGCCGCGCAACGTCGAAACGCTGGAAGAGCAGATCGATGCCGCGCTGTCGTTCCTGGACTCACTCTCCACGCCTCTCGCCCGCCACGTGCGCCTGCGCGAAATCCAGGACAGCAACGAGACGCTGTTCTACGCCATTCTGGAACGCGATCTCGAACGCTGCCTGCCGCTGATCTATACGCCGACGGTCGGCGAGGCCTGCCAGAAGTTCTCGCAGATCTGGCAGAAGCCGCGCGGCCTGTTCCTCACCTATCCCGAACGCGACCGCATGGAGGAGCTTCTGGCCGATCCGTCGCTGGACGACGTGCGCGTCATCGTCGTGACGGATGGCGAGCGTATTCTCGGGCTGGGCGATCAGGGCGCCGGCGGCATGGGCATTCCCATCGGCAAGCTGTCGATCTATACCGCCGCCGCGGGAATCGCGCCGGAGCAGACGTTGCCGATCATGCTCGATACCGGCACCAACAATCCCGAACTGCGCGCCAACCCTGAATATATCGGCTGGAAACACGAACGCGTTCGCGGCGCGGAATACGACGCGTTCATCGAACAATTCGTCTCCGCCGTGCAGAAACGCTGGCCCGACATCATCCTGCACTGGGAGGATTTCGCCGGTCCGAATGCCGCGCCGATCCTTGAGCGTTATCAGGAACGCCTGTGCTGCTTCAACGACGACATCCAGGGAACCGCCGCCGTAACCACCGGCGCGATCCTGGCCGCCAATCACGCGCGCAAGGGGCGCCTGCGTGACCACACCGTCGTCATGCTCGGCAGCGGATCGGCGGGCGTCGGCGTTGCGCGGCTCATGTATCGCGTCATGCGCGACGAAGGCGCGAGCGAGGAAGAGGCGCGCGGTCGTTTCTACATGCTCGACAAGGACGGGTTGCTGACGACGAATCGCACGGATCTGGACGACGGTCAGAAACTGTTTGCCCGAAGCGACTGGCAGGACCCGGCGACCGACTTCGAAACCGTCGTCAAGCGGGTCCGGCCGTCGATCCTGATCGGCGTCTCGGGCGTGGCGGGACTGTTCAGCGAAGCGATCGTGCGTGACATGGCCCAACATTGCGAACGGCCGATCATCTTCCCGCTTTCCAATCCGACCTCGCATTCCGAAGCAACGCCCGCCGACCTGATGACATGGACGGACGGGCGCGCGCTGGTCAGCACGGGCAGCCCGTTCCCGCCACTGAAGCGCGACGGCAAGACCCACCGGATCGACCAGACGAACAACGCCTATATCTTCCCCGGCCTGAGCCTCGGCATTCGGGCCAGCGGCGCCACCCGCGCGACAGAAGGCATGTTCATGGCGGCAGCACGCGGTCTGGCCGCGATCTCGCCGCTGAAGGACGATCCTGACGGCAATCTCCTGCCACCGGTGACGGAGATGCGCCGGGTCGCATTCGCGGTGGCGGAAGCCGTCGCCAGCCAGGCACGAAAGGACGGTGTCTGTCCTCATGCCGCAGAGGGCGACTTGCGCGAAAAGATCGAAAGCTTCATCTGGAAACCGGAATATCGCGCCTACCGGAAGGGCTGA